From Desulfonispora thiosulfatigenes DSM 11270, one genomic window encodes:
- the trhA gene encoding PAQR family membrane homeostasis protein TrhA has protein sequence MNNERIIKRYTLAEEIFNSISHGIGALLSIVALVILVSFASISGDVWKIVSFSIYGFTLFFLYMSSTLYHSIFHEKAKRILRILDHSSIYLLIAGSYTPITLISLRGTWGWTLFTLIWTLAITGIVLKIISLEKLKKVSVFLYIFMGWLIIIAIKPMLSTVPKGLFLWLLLGGLIYTLGVIFYSNKKIPFNHAIWHLFVLGGSVAHFLGILFYLT, from the coding sequence ATGAACAATGAGAGAATAATAAAAAGATACACATTAGCTGAAGAAATATTCAATAGTATTAGTCATGGAATTGGTGCTTTACTTAGTATTGTGGCCTTGGTTATATTAGTCTCATTTGCAAGCATAAGTGGAGACGTTTGGAAAATAGTTAGTTTTAGTATCTATGGTTTTACTTTGTTTTTTCTGTATATGTCGTCAACCCTTTATCATAGTATATTTCATGAAAAGGCTAAAAGGATTTTACGTATTTTAGATCATAGCTCAATATATTTACTGATTGCGGGTAGTTATACTCCGATAACTTTAATTTCGCTAAGAGGAACTTGGGGATGGACTTTATTTACTTTAATCTGGACATTAGCTATTACTGGTATTGTACTTAAAATTATTAGTTTGGAAAAACTGAAAAAGGTTTCTGTGTTTCTGTATATATTTATGGGTTGGCTGATAATAATTGCTATTAAACCGATGTTATCTACTGTGCCTAAAGGCCTTTTTCTATGGTTATTATTAGGTGGATTGATTTATACACTAGGTGTTATTTTTTATAGTAATAAAAAAATCCCTTTTAATCATGCAATTTGGCATTTATTTGTATTGGGTGGTAGTGTAGCGCATTTTCTGGGAATATTATTTTACTTAACTTAA
- the speB gene encoding agmatinase, translating into MEYTERLTGYIASNDSYKNSDIIIIGVPMDYTVSYRPGSRSGPQQIRTVSYGIEEFSFYCQKDLRDYSFYDAGDISLPFGNVSQSLNIISKVAGQIIKDNKFPIYLGGEHLITWPIVNEYSNNYPELALLHFDAHADLRKDYLGEENSHATVIRKICEKIGGKNVYQFGIRSGDKEEFEYAKNNTNMYINEVLDPLKEIITKLKNRPVYITIDIDVVDPAFAPGTGTPEPGGCTSKEILDAVLLMKDLNVVGIDVVEVSPMNDHSDRTALLAAKLVREIILNYQK; encoded by the coding sequence ATGGAATATACAGAAAGATTAACAGGATATATTGCTAGTAATGATAGTTATAAAAATTCTGATATAATTATAATAGGGGTTCCTATGGATTATACTGTTAGTTACAGACCAGGTTCTCGGTCAGGACCACAGCAAATTCGTACAGTATCATATGGTATAGAAGAATTTAGCTTTTACTGTCAAAAAGATTTAAGGGATTATTCCTTTTATGATGCAGGTGACATTTCACTTCCTTTTGGAAACGTGTCTCAAAGTTTAAACATAATAAGTAAAGTAGCTGGGCAAATAATTAAAGATAATAAATTTCCAATATATTTAGGTGGAGAACATTTAATTACATGGCCTATTGTAAATGAATACAGTAATAATTATCCGGAATTAGCTTTATTGCATTTTGATGCACATGCTGATTTACGAAAAGATTATTTAGGTGAGGAAAATTCTCACGCAACAGTTATTAGGAAAATATGTGAAAAGATAGGCGGAAAAAATGTATACCAATTTGGTATACGCTCAGGTGATAAAGAAGAGTTTGAATATGCAAAAAACAATACTAATATGTATATTAACGAAGTACTAGATCCTTTAAAGGAAATAATTACAAAACTTAAAAATAGACCTGTTTATATAACTATTGACATTGACGTTGTAGATCCAGCCTTTGCCCCTGGAACTGGGACTCCAGAACCAGGAGGATGTACGTCTAAAGAGATATTAGATGCAGTACTTTTAATGAAAGATTTAAATGTCGTAGGGATAGATGTTGTGGAAGTCTCTCCTATGAATGACCATTCTGATAGAACTGCCCTATTAGCTGCCAAGCTTGTAAGGGAAATAATACTAAATTATCAAAAATAA
- a CDS encoding NUDIX domain-containing protein: MLTRHCVGGVIFYNNKIFIIKNDKSEWVLPQSAIKKGNEISELALQKVKSECGVNAELLSYLGETSFYHNFHSQKNRHYNLISWFLMESKTGEYSLNKTDGYMEAGFFSIEEAIEKLSFQQHKGLISYSYKKYQEFQTYGRKLRIVNN; the protein is encoded by the coding sequence TTGTTAACTAGACATTGTGTGGGTGGAGTAATTTTTTATAATAATAAGATATTTATTATAAAAAATGATAAAAGTGAATGGGTATTACCACAGAGTGCAATCAAAAAAGGTAATGAAATAAGTGAACTAGCATTACAAAAAGTAAAATCTGAATGCGGTGTTAACGCTGAGTTATTATCTTATTTAGGAGAAACTAGTTTTTATCATAATTTTCATTCTCAAAAAAATAGACATTATAATTTAATTAGTTGGTTTTTAATGGAATCAAAAACAGGCGAATATTCTTTAAATAAAACTGATGGATATATGGAGGCTGGATTTTTTTCGATAGAGGAAGCAATAGAAAAGTTATCCTTTCAACAACACAAGGGATTAATTAGCTATTCATATAAAAAGTACCAAGAATTTCAGACATATGGGAGAAAATTAAGGATTGTGAATAATTAA
- a CDS encoding potassium channel family protein: MRNKLSSEHRKIIFAAFLMMVMIVGMVFIFAIYFYWFSHIGNNQGLLSGLHNYENIRLLFTTSVYFSFVTYFTLGYGDLVPYGFWMKSFVFLECIMSILNTGLMFIYVYNFLFNNFTEPNDKTHPHKQSNNM, from the coding sequence ATGCGCAATAAATTATCATCTGAGCATAGAAAAATTATTTTTGCAGCCTTTTTAATGATGGTTATGATAGTTGGGATGGTTTTTATATTTGCCATCTACTTCTATTGGTTTTCTCATATTGGAAATAACCAAGGATTATTATCAGGACTACATAATTACGAAAACATCAGACTTTTATTTACTACTTCCGTATACTTTAGTTTTGTTACCTACTTTACTCTAGGTTATGGCGATTTAGTTCCTTACGGATTCTGGATGAAATCTTTTGTTTTTTTAGAATGTATCATGTCAATTTTAAATACTGGTTTAATGTTTATTTATGTTTATAATTTTCTCTTTAATAATTTTACCGAACCTAATGACAAAACTCATCCACATAAACAAAGCAACAATATGTAA
- a CDS encoding ribonuclease J, giving the protein MKKEEKVFLIPLGGLGEIGKNMMAIKYGTEIIVIDSGLMFPEDELLGIDVVIPDITYLLENREQVKGIFLTHGHEDHIGALPFVLKELNVPIYGTKLTLGLLEGKLKETNFSQEAKLNIMKPRDKVKLGNFEIEFFRVSHSIPDAVGMGIHTPVGTILHTGDFKFDQTPVDGQVIDYQRIAELGNDGVLVLLSDSTNVERPGYTMSEKVVGQTFDEVYRLAKERIIIATFASNVHRVQQVIDSAHKYERKVAIAGRSMVNVVNRASELGYLNIPEGTIVELDEINIYPRNKIVVLTTGSQGEPMSALTRMAMSDHRRVQIEKGDTVIVSATPIPGNEKLVSKTIDQLFKLGADVIYESVSGIHVSGHASKEELKLMLNLVKPKFFVPVHGEYRMLVQHSQLAQEVGIPAENIFIGENGNIMEFTKDKGCIAGKVHSGRVLVDGLGIGDVGNIVLRDRKQLSQDGILIIVVTLDRDQKQVVAGPDIVSRGFVYVREAEALMDEAKVKVKFALDKCYEKNITEWAAIKASIRDALGKFLYEKTRRRPMILPIIMEI; this is encoded by the coding sequence ATAAAAAAAGAAGAGAAGGTTTTTCTAATTCCTTTAGGCGGTCTAGGGGAAATTGGGAAAAATATGATGGCAATTAAGTACGGGACTGAAATTATAGTAATTGATTCTGGGTTAATGTTTCCAGAAGATGAGTTATTAGGAATTGATGTAGTTATACCAGATATCACTTATCTATTAGAAAACCGTGAACAAGTAAAAGGAATATTTTTAACTCATGGACATGAAGATCACATAGGAGCTTTACCCTTTGTTTTAAAAGAATTAAATGTACCTATTTATGGAACAAAACTTACCTTGGGATTATTAGAAGGTAAATTAAAAGAAACCAATTTTTCACAAGAAGCAAAATTAAACATTATGAAACCAAGGGATAAGGTCAAATTAGGTAATTTTGAAATAGAGTTCTTTAGAGTTAGCCATAGTATTCCAGATGCAGTAGGAATGGGAATACACACACCTGTAGGAACTATCCTGCATACAGGGGATTTTAAGTTTGATCAAACCCCAGTTGATGGACAAGTAATTGATTATCAACGTATAGCAGAACTAGGTAATGATGGTGTATTAGTTCTTTTATCTGATAGTACGAATGTCGAAAGACCCGGGTATACTATGTCTGAAAAGGTTGTAGGACAAACCTTTGATGAAGTATATAGATTAGCAAAAGAGAGAATTATTATTGCGACATTTGCTTCTAATGTTCATAGAGTGCAACAAGTTATAGATTCTGCACACAAGTATGAGCGTAAGGTTGCCATAGCTGGTAGAAGTATGGTTAACGTTGTTAATAGAGCATCAGAATTAGGATATTTAAATATACCTGAAGGAACTATTGTGGAATTAGATGAAATTAATATCTACCCTAGAAATAAGATCGTTGTACTTACTACAGGCAGTCAAGGTGAACCAATGTCTGCATTAACAAGAATGGCTATGTCTGATCATCGTCGTGTACAAATCGAAAAAGGAGATACTGTTATTGTATCTGCTACACCTATTCCAGGAAATGAAAAATTAGTATCTAAAACTATAGATCAATTATTCAAATTAGGTGCAGATGTTATTTACGAATCAGTTTCAGGAATCCACGTATCAGGTCATGCGAGTAAAGAAGAACTTAAGTTAATGTTAAATTTAGTAAAACCTAAATTTTTCGTTCCTGTTCATGGGGAATATAGAATGCTTGTGCAACATTCACAATTGGCTCAAGAAGTTGGGATACCAGCTGAAAATATTTTCATTGGAGAAAATGGAAATATTATGGAGTTCACAAAAGATAAGGGATGTATTGCTGGGAAAGTTCATTCTGGCAGAGTCTTAGTAGATGGTTTAGGAATTGGTGATGTTGGGAATATTGTTTTAAGAGACCGCAAACAATTATCTCAAGATGGAATTTTAATTATTGTTGTTACATTAGATAGAGATCAAAAACAAGTTGTAGCAGGACCAGATATCGTATCTAGAGGATTTGTTTATGTAAGAGAAGCTGAAGCATTAATGGATGAAGCGAAAGTAAAAGTTAAATTCGCTTTAGATAAGTGCTATGAAAAAAATATAACCGAATGGGCAGCTATTAAAGCAAGTATTAGAGACGCACTTGGTAAATTTTTATATGAAAAAACTAGAAGACGTCCAATGATTTTGCCTATAATAATGGAAATTTAA
- a CDS encoding 2-hydroxymuconate tautomerase, which translates to MPIVQIDLLEGRTVEQKRELVTKVTEAISESVNCSKDNVTIILRDMPTHHLAKAGVLKCDE; encoded by the coding sequence ATGCCGATAGTACAAATTGATTTGCTTGAAGGTAGAACCGTAGAGCAAAAAAGGGAATTAGTTACTAAAGTTACTGAAGCAATTTCTGAGTCAGTCAACTGTTCTAAGGATAATGTAACTATAATCTTAAGAGATATGCCTACTCACCACCTAGCTAAGGCTGGAGTATTAAAATGCGATGAATAA
- a CDS encoding 3'-5' exonuclease, protein MNYIVFDLEYNQHFNYSNEKKRTINKHKCPFEIIQIGAIKLDSNFKTISTFDKLVKPIIYKRIHPYVKKITGITKDQLSTEKQFPEIYEEFVEFISPEKCVFCIWGGSDMKELFSNIKYHQLDSTLIPRDYIDIQSYATNQLNFTKGNNVGLSKAVEMFEIPQNNDFHNAFNDAYYTAEIFKLIYNEKIIPKTYNQQNSIRKKSTSPKVDTYRLIKQFEKMFNRNISDEEKKIIKLAYLMGKTNQFTFKAKE, encoded by the coding sequence ATGAATTACATCGTCTTTGATTTAGAATATAATCAGCACTTTAATTATTCTAATGAAAAAAAAAGAACTATAAATAAACATAAATGTCCTTTTGAAATTATTCAAATTGGTGCAATTAAACTAGATAGTAATTTTAAAACAATTTCTACTTTTGATAAACTGGTAAAACCAATAATATATAAAAGGATTCATCCTTATGTAAAAAAGATTACTGGTATCACTAAAGATCAATTATCTACTGAAAAACAATTTCCAGAAATTTATGAAGAATTTGTAGAGTTCATTTCACCTGAAAAATGTGTATTTTGCATTTGGGGTGGTTCTGACATGAAAGAACTTTTTAGTAATATTAAATATCATCAACTAGATAGCACTCTAATTCCAAGGGATTATATAGATATTCAGTCTTATGCAACTAATCAATTGAACTTTACCAAAGGAAATAATGTAGGTTTAAGTAAAGCCGTCGAAATGTTTGAAATTCCCCAAAATAATGACTTTCATAATGCCTTTAATGATGCATATTATACAGCTGAGATATTTAAACTTATATATAATGAAAAAATAATACCTAAAACATATAATCAACAAAATAGTATTAGAAAAAAATCAACTTCCCCAAAGGTCGATACTTATAGACTAATCAAACAATTTGAAAAAATGTTTAACAGAAATATTTCAGATGAAGAGAAAAAAATAATTAAATTGGCTTATTTAATGGGAAAAACTAATCAATTTACTTTTAAAGCTAAAGAATAG
- a CDS encoding CvfB family protein codes for MQELGKKHTLIITRVSKEGIYLKSQFSDIEVLLPKKEEMANVSIGDVISVFVYKDMDNTIKATLKEPKINLGEIASLKVVDVTEIGAFLDWGLDKDLLLPNKKQTYDITKGQDCLVSLYLNENDKLCATMRISDLLSSDSPYKVNDKVKGTIYDINEDMGAFLAIDNKYHGLILKNELYNTYNYGDKIEARVIKVRDDGKLDLSVREKAYLQMDTDTQIIMDAIEQGGGKLDLNDSSDPVIIKEKLMMSKKAFKRALGRLMKEDKIKQINEGIEKI; via the coding sequence ATGCAAGAATTAGGAAAAAAACACACTTTAATTATTACTAGAGTTTCAAAGGAAGGGATATATCTTAAAAGCCAATTTTCCGATATAGAAGTTTTATTACCTAAAAAAGAAGAAATGGCTAATGTTTCTATAGGGGATGTTATTTCGGTATTTGTTTATAAAGATATGGATAATACAATAAAAGCAACACTTAAAGAACCTAAAATAAATTTAGGAGAAATAGCTAGTTTAAAAGTGGTGGATGTAACTGAGATAGGAGCATTTTTGGATTGGGGATTAGATAAAGATCTATTACTACCTAATAAAAAACAAACATATGATATTACAAAAGGACAAGATTGCCTTGTTAGTTTATATTTAAATGAAAATGATAAACTTTGTGCAACAATGAGAATATCAGATTTACTAAGTAGTGATTCTCCCTATAAGGTAAATGACAAAGTAAAAGGTACTATTTATGATATTAATGAAGATATGGGAGCTTTTCTAGCAATTGATAATAAATATCATGGCTTAATCCTAAAAAATGAGTTATACAATACTTATAACTATGGTGATAAAATTGAAGCTAGAGTTATTAAAGTAAGAGATGATGGTAAACTTGATTTAAGTGTAAGAGAAAAAGCTTATTTACAAATGGATACAGATACTCAGATAATTATGGATGCAATTGAACAAGGTGGAGGAAAATTAGACTTAAATGATAGTAGTGACCCAGTTATAATCAAAGAAAAATTAATGATGAGCAAAAAGGCTTTTAAAAGGGCTTTAGGTAGATTAATGAAAGAAGATAAGATAAAGCAAATAAATGAAGGAATAGAAAAAATATAA
- a CDS encoding amidase domain-containing protein, with amino-acid sequence MIFLVNLRKIIIYCSLITICLVVGLGLYLYNPSIITSTSICNVEKDQIELKIKEIIDLRNKALLENNKKHLDNFYYLEHRHGLWAYEHNLMKMEYLQKWTQKQGIQLKKIDSEVILKSAKRKEKDIGVSLLVSTEYKYVYEDEPDKENSFRLGAYHYLDITPGEGDDKWVIKRQWYLDPLATVLDVDPDKIKENQEFVLTNEGDNLTDLNERRIMAVEYADKYCGAASLPQYEFKYNPEYINHNGLGGDCTNFASQVLYEGGKFSKDGAWNYKNGKGSKAWLNAHGFNNYMLYSGKASRIAYGDYEQVFKPSFKLLPGDYIAYEEKGKVVHISVVTGRDSKGYTLVNSHNSDRFRVPWDIGWNIKGIKFSLVRVHY; translated from the coding sequence ATGATTTTTTTAGTTAACTTACGAAAAATTATAATATATTGTTCACTTATAACAATTTGTTTAGTAGTTGGATTAGGACTTTATTTATATAACCCATCTATAATTACATCTACTTCAATATGCAATGTAGAAAAAGATCAAATAGAATTAAAGATTAAAGAAATAATAGATTTACGTAATAAAGCTTTGTTAGAAAACAATAAAAAACACCTTGATAATTTTTATTATTTAGAACATAGACATGGACTTTGGGCCTATGAACATAATTTAATGAAAATGGAATATTTGCAAAAATGGACTCAAAAACAAGGAATACAACTAAAAAAGATAGATTCTGAAGTAATTTTAAAATCAGCAAAAAGAAAAGAAAAAGATATTGGTGTGAGTTTATTAGTATCTACTGAATATAAATACGTATATGAGGATGAACCTGACAAAGAAAATTCTTTTCGCCTAGGTGCCTACCATTACCTAGATATTACTCCTGGAGAAGGCGATGATAAGTGGGTTATAAAAAGACAGTGGTATTTAGATCCTCTGGCAACTGTCCTAGATGTTGACCCTGATAAAATTAAAGAAAACCAGGAGTTTGTTTTAACAAATGAAGGAGATAATCTTACTGATTTAAACGAAAGAAGAATAATGGCTGTCGAATATGCCGATAAATATTGCGGTGCGGCCAGTCTTCCACAATATGAATTTAAATATAACCCTGAATACATAAATCATAATGGATTAGGTGGAGATTGTACCAATTTTGCTTCCCAAGTTTTATATGAAGGTGGTAAGTTTAGTAAAGACGGAGCTTGGAACTATAAGAACGGAAAAGGAAGCAAAGCTTGGTTAAATGCTCATGGTTTTAATAATTATATGCTTTATAGTGGTAAAGCCTCTAGAATTGCTTATGGCGATTATGAACAGGTGTTTAAACCTTCATTTAAACTTTTGCCTGGTGATTATATTGCATATGAAGAAAAAGGAAAGGTTGTACATATTTCTGTTGTAACAGGGAGAGATTCTAAAGGATATACTTTAGTAAATTCTCATAACAGCGACCGTTTTCGAGTACCCTGGGATATAGGTTGGAATATTAAAGGCATAAAGTTTTCGTTAGTCAGGGTGCACTACTAG
- a CDS encoding MBL fold metallo-hydrolase RNA specificity domain-containing protein encodes MKITFHGAAEFVAGSCFLVECSAGKILIDCGLVQGSRKLKERNYEEFPFNPGEIDAVLLSHAHIDHSGLIPKLYKKGYKGYIYTTYVTKELCSILLPDSGHIQEIEVERKNRKLKRAGKPLLEPIYTVEDAERCIYKFVGTSYNLENDILPGVKAVFKDAGHIMGSAIIELYADGEKLVFSGDLGKENQPIINDPTMIDTADYVIMESTYGNRFHLETEDKLTQLVRIINKTMQKGGNLVIPAFAVERTQDLIYKLRQLVESNEMPDINVYVDSPLAIKATEIFCKFPSVYDDDAKELHAQDDSCIFKFDGLHFTETADESKAINEIRKNAIIISASGMCDAGRIKHHLKHNLWRGESTILFVGYQAEGTLGRRILDGEELVRIHGEEVAVNANIERIEGFSAHADQKGLVDWVKHFSNKPKKIFLVHGETDSINTLAQIIKDETDNEVIVPKLDETFVLDKGKKDLTQVPKVEGNLDIDSIINEFEGLKSNLKEMLSENRKKEIIDKLLNLKDQINKI; translated from the coding sequence ATGAAAATTACTTTCCACGGCGCAGCAGAATTTGTAGCAGGTTCATGTTTCTTAGTAGAATGTTCGGCTGGTAAAATTTTAATAGATTGTGGCTTAGTTCAAGGATCTAGAAAATTAAAAGAACGAAACTATGAGGAATTTCCTTTTAATCCAGGTGAAATAGATGCTGTATTATTATCTCATGCACATATAGATCATAGTGGATTAATTCCGAAGTTATACAAAAAGGGCTATAAGGGATACATATATACTACTTATGTTACTAAAGAATTATGCAGTATTTTATTACCAGATAGTGGTCACATTCAAGAAATTGAAGTTGAAAGGAAAAACAGAAAGCTAAAAAGAGCAGGTAAACCTTTATTAGAACCTATATATACTGTAGAAGATGCAGAAAGGTGTATTTATAAGTTTGTTGGTACGTCATATAATCTGGAAAATGATATTTTACCTGGTGTAAAGGCAGTTTTTAAAGACGCTGGACATATAATGGGTTCAGCTATTATTGAATTATATGCTGATGGCGAGAAACTTGTTTTTTCTGGTGACCTAGGAAAAGAAAATCAACCGATAATAAATGATCCAACGATGATAGATACAGCAGATTATGTAATCATGGAGTCAACCTATGGAAATAGATTTCATTTAGAAACAGAAGATAAGCTTACTCAATTAGTAAGAATAATAAATAAAACTATGCAAAAAGGTGGCAATCTGGTTATCCCGGCTTTTGCAGTTGAGAGAACACAGGATTTAATTTATAAGTTAAGGCAATTAGTTGAAAGTAATGAGATGCCTGATATTAATGTATATGTGGATAGTCCCTTAGCTATAAAAGCAACAGAAATTTTTTGCAAGTTTCCTTCTGTATATGATGATGATGCTAAAGAACTACATGCTCAAGATGATTCATGTATCTTTAAGTTTGATGGCTTACATTTTACGGAAACAGCTGATGAATCAAAAGCTATTAATGAAATTAGGAAAAATGCTATAATTATTTCAGCTAGTGGGATGTGTGATGCAGGTAGAATTAAGCACCACTTAAAACATAATTTATGGCGAGGCGAATCAACAATTCTTTTTGTGGGATATCAAGCTGAGGGTACTTTAGGTAGAAGAATACTAGATGGTGAAGAATTAGTAAGGATACATGGCGAAGAAGTTGCAGTTAATGCAAATATTGAAAGAATCGAAGGTTTTTCAGCACATGCTGATCAAAAAGGTTTGGTAGATTGGGTAAAACATTTTTCTAATAAACCTAAAAAGATATTTTTAGTGCATGGCGAAACTGATTCTATAAATACCCTTGCCCAAATTATTAAAGATGAAACTGATAATGAAGTAATTGTTCCTAAATTAGATGAAACCTTTGTACTTGATAAAGGTAAAAAGGATTTAACCCAGGTTCCCAAAGTAGAAGGAAATCTTGATATTGATAGTATTATCAATGAATTTGAAGGTCTTAAAAGTAATTTAAAAGAAATGCTATCAGAGAATAGAAAAAAAGAGATTATTGATAAATTATTAAATCTAAAAGATCAAATAAATAAAATTTAA